Proteins encoded together in one Prosthecobacter debontii window:
- a CDS encoding outer membrane protein assembly factor BamB family protein: protein MKSFSLVCVLMAGSLLAQEPATFDRLTFHTEPKPLAAQAVTSDWPRVLGPHDDASSPETHLLKAWPESGLTKVWEVAVGEGYTSPAIVGDYCVIFHALEGKETVECLHRETGKRFWVRDYPVEYQDRYGFSNGPRGSPVIADGVVVTLGVTSLLHAYDLKTGQELWTHDLRKDYNVPQDFFGAGSSPLIVEGRVIVNVGGKAEPFDGFEDRRDRAAKLATKGVSVAAFDLKKGEVLWKVEDEWGASYASPISAKLHGQTKVLIYAGGESDPAIGGLLCIDPATGTLHDRFPWRDEEYIQATGSSPVAIPEKNRAFITTCYPKNRPHGGVMVEYDEQFKAKEIWQSKKLGVHWMTPVYDNGHLYAIDGERENNSRLVCVNADTGVEVWSKNIEWDDAAFAQAMGRSSPMHLSILRASLLKVEGAFLCLGETGSLHWLKLSPSGCEETSRTQLFYALNTWSLPALSHGLLYIHQQAESLDRKNGTRILCYDLRVTDG, encoded by the coding sequence ATGAAATCCTTTTCCCTCGTCTGCGTCTTGATGGCCGGGTCATTGCTGGCTCAAGAACCTGCCACGTTTGACCGGCTGACCTTTCACACCGAGCCAAAGCCTCTAGCAGCTCAGGCGGTAACGAGCGATTGGCCACGCGTGTTGGGGCCTCATGACGATGCCTCCTCACCCGAGACCCACCTGCTGAAAGCTTGGCCTGAATCCGGTCTCACTAAGGTCTGGGAAGTGGCTGTGGGTGAAGGCTACACCTCTCCTGCAATCGTAGGGGACTACTGCGTGATCTTTCATGCCCTCGAAGGGAAAGAGACGGTGGAATGCCTGCATCGTGAAACCGGCAAGCGTTTCTGGGTGCGGGATTACCCGGTCGAATACCAAGATCGTTATGGCTTTAGCAATGGCCCGCGGGGCAGTCCAGTCATCGCCGACGGCGTGGTGGTCACGCTCGGCGTCACCTCTCTCCTTCATGCTTATGATCTGAAAACGGGCCAGGAGCTGTGGACACACGATCTGCGCAAAGACTACAACGTGCCGCAGGATTTCTTTGGAGCCGGGTCGTCCCCACTCATTGTGGAGGGCCGAGTCATCGTGAATGTTGGAGGCAAAGCCGAGCCCTTCGATGGCTTCGAAGATCGCCGTGACCGCGCCGCCAAACTGGCGACAAAGGGGGTCAGCGTCGCCGCCTTTGATCTCAAAAAAGGGGAGGTGCTGTGGAAAGTGGAAGACGAGTGGGGAGCCAGCTATGCTTCACCCATCTCCGCCAAGCTACATGGTCAGACCAAGGTGCTGATCTATGCGGGTGGCGAGAGTGATCCTGCCATCGGCGGTCTGCTCTGTATTGATCCCGCTACCGGCACGCTGCATGACCGCTTCCCCTGGCGAGATGAAGAATACATCCAAGCCACCGGCAGCAGTCCCGTAGCGATCCCTGAGAAGAACCGCGCGTTCATCACCACCTGTTATCCCAAAAACCGCCCCCACGGTGGTGTGATGGTGGAATACGACGAGCAGTTCAAAGCCAAGGAAATCTGGCAGTCCAAGAAGCTCGGCGTCCATTGGATGACCCCGGTTTACGACAACGGTCATCTCTATGCCATCGACGGCGAACGTGAAAACAACTCCCGGCTCGTTTGTGTGAATGCTGACACTGGGGTCGAAGTCTGGTCGAAAAACATCGAGTGGGACGATGCCGCCTTTGCTCAGGCGATGGGGCGCAGCAGTCCCATGCATCTGAGCATTCTGCGCGCGAGTCTCTTGAAGGTGGAGGGCGCCTTTCTCTGCTTGGGCGAAACGGGCAGCCTTCACTGGCTCAAGCTGTCACCTTCAGGCTGCGAGGAAACCTCACGCACTCAGCTTTTTTATGCGCTCAATACCTGGAGCCTGCCTGCCCTGAGCCATGGCCTGCTCTACATTCACCAGCAGGCGGAGTCACTGGACCGCAAGAATGGCACCCGCATCCTTTGTTATGATCTCCGGGTGACTGATGGCTAG
- a CDS encoding Dabb family protein, producing the protein MQKLTAFASLLALSLLASCTSCPLGHEVTSKGKVEHVVLVWLKKPGNAADRAAVVAAAKKFQREIPEIQHLSVGTPLASERPVVDDSFDVGLVMRFANAADLSTYEKHPVHVKAVADTLKPVAKKLLVYDVVTE; encoded by the coding sequence ATGCAAAAACTCACTGCTTTCGCCTCCCTTCTCGCTCTCAGCTTATTGGCCTCCTGCACCTCCTGCCCGCTGGGTCATGAAGTCACCTCCAAAGGCAAGGTGGAGCATGTCGTCCTAGTGTGGCTGAAGAAACCGGGGAATGCAGCGGATCGTGCGGCTGTGGTTGCTGCAGCGAAAAAATTCCAGCGCGAGATCCCTGAGATCCAGCACCTGAGCGTGGGCACCCCTCTGGCCAGCGAGCGGCCCGTGGTGGATGACAGCTTCGATGTCGGGTTGGTCATGCGCTTTGCCAATGCTGCGGACCTGAGCACCTATGAAAAGCATCCCGTGCATGTGAAAGCGGTGGCAGACACGCTCAAACCCGTGGCGAAGAAGCTGCTGGTCTATGACGTGGTGACGGAATAA
- a CDS encoding autotransporter family protein produces the protein MTKESQAQTQFWNGSSSVNWEDANWSPDTTGAVNQNLSAGADVVFSVTGIIPANQNTVLTADTEISSLTINDPVAVGISGTGTLTISGTGVLPAIQVNALAGLVTIGSDLVLASGSDTIEVNNIDGLVISGIVSGSVGLVKDGGSLLLLSGDNIYTGATLVADGTLRIGDGSGGSIASSSLVTVDAGATLEINLADGGIWSNNILNNGDVRWISAGTNTQAAISVISGTGDVEIDTLDTVVLLGTNTYTGATVVTSGTLQVGDGSSGSLNDASDVTVNPGSELHINLAEGGIWSNDILNNGEVHWISANTNTQAAASVISGAGSMEITGTGTTILLGTNTFAGGTLINTPGTVLVGNPLPLALTSTAFGTGTLEIQQGTVDTLDGQILQINVGGFVQSGGELSLHLQGTALGTYTHFNVTGTGNLTGGIVTLYDDTGTYVPEAAWNGNPTGDSQTIIQTTGGLTGSFASNFPVATIYNTEFDQTFVYSQGDTLLYPTITYDVNAATVNWVRDPYTSVPGLTSNQTSVAVGLEGFAALNAGNAGGLLTFLNGQAIGTLAAAYELIAPEEMTAIFQMGFHAAEIQADSIIQHLDYVRMGARRPMGDKESQTITASAGGKSVEEPAPAYQSQESRWNMFFQGLGGNANVGSTSNAAGYDFDMFGAMIGADYLVNESLALGIMGGYMNMDTSLVNGGDIEADSYRAAFYGTYFKGGFYLDGLLGLAYNSYDTDRTGLLGSATGDTNGWEFTSMLNTGYDFRVGALSLGPVASVAYTRVQMDGFRESGSLAPLSYRDQDQESLRTNLGARISYTIPAGRARIIPQARVTWQHEFMDATQSIESSFSGGPGPSFTVDGPEMGRDAAIVTAGLTVQFNPAVAAYAFYTGQLARSNYESHNVAVGVRISF, from the coding sequence TTGACTAAAGAAAGCCAAGCTCAGACCCAATTTTGGAATGGCAGCTCCAGTGTTAACTGGGAGGATGCTAACTGGTCACCCGATACCACTGGTGCCGTGAACCAAAACCTCTCTGCCGGGGCCGATGTGGTTTTCTCCGTCACGGGCATTATCCCAGCAAATCAAAACACCGTCTTGACGGCAGATACTGAAATTTCTAGCCTCACCATCAATGATCCTGTGGCGGTCGGCATCAGCGGGACAGGCACCTTGACCATCTCTGGGACAGGCGTGTTGCCTGCGATTCAAGTGAATGCCCTCGCGGGGCTGGTGACCATCGGGTCTGACCTCGTGCTGGCAAGTGGATCTGACACCATTGAAGTGAACAATATCGATGGCCTGGTCATCAGTGGCATCGTCTCAGGCAGCGTTGGCTTGGTCAAAGACGGCGGCAGTTTATTGCTTCTGTCTGGAGATAATATTTATACGGGTGCCACGCTCGTCGCAGATGGCACTCTGCGGATCGGTGATGGTTCCGGAGGTTCCATTGCCAGCAGCTCGCTCGTGACTGTGGATGCAGGGGCCACGCTGGAAATCAATCTGGCGGATGGGGGCATCTGGAGCAACAACATCCTCAACAACGGCGACGTGCGCTGGATTTCAGCCGGGACCAATACCCAGGCAGCAATTAGCGTGATCAGTGGCACGGGTGATGTGGAAATTGACACCTTGGACACCGTAGTGCTGCTAGGCACTAACACCTACACCGGGGCCACGGTGGTCACCAGCGGCACCCTGCAAGTCGGCGATGGCAGCAGCGGCTCCCTCAACGATGCCTCGGATGTGACGGTGAATCCCGGCAGCGAACTCCACATCAACCTCGCCGAAGGGGGCATCTGGAGTAACGACATCCTCAACAATGGTGAAGTCCACTGGATCTCCGCCAACACCAATACCCAAGCGGCCGCCAGCGTCATCAGCGGCGCGGGCAGCATGGAAATCACGGGCACAGGCACGACCATCCTTCTGGGCACCAACACCTTTGCCGGTGGCACTTTGATCAATACCCCCGGCACGGTGCTGGTGGGGAATCCGCTTCCTCTGGCTCTGACCTCCACGGCCTTTGGCACCGGCACCTTAGAGATCCAGCAGGGCACTGTGGACACGCTGGATGGCCAGATTCTTCAAATCAATGTCGGCGGATTCGTGCAAAGCGGCGGCGAGCTCAGCCTGCACCTGCAAGGCACCGCTTTAGGGACCTACACTCACTTCAATGTGACTGGCACAGGCAATCTCACGGGCGGTATCGTCACCCTGTATGATGATACCGGCACCTATGTCCCTGAAGCGGCCTGGAATGGCAATCCAACAGGCGATTCCCAGACCATCATTCAAACCACGGGCGGACTGACAGGCTCCTTTGCCTCCAACTTCCCCGTGGCCACCATCTACAATACAGAGTTCGATCAGACCTTCGTTTACAGCCAAGGAGACACGCTGCTTTATCCCACGATCACTTATGATGTGAATGCCGCCACAGTGAATTGGGTGCGTGATCCCTACACCTCCGTGCCGGGCCTAACCTCCAATCAAACATCCGTGGCCGTGGGGCTCGAAGGTTTTGCAGCGCTGAATGCCGGGAATGCAGGAGGCTTGCTCACCTTCCTCAACGGCCAAGCTATCGGCACCTTGGCAGCCGCCTATGAACTGATCGCCCCTGAGGAGATGACGGCCATCTTCCAGATGGGTTTTCACGCGGCAGAAATTCAGGCCGATAGCATCATCCAACATCTGGACTATGTGCGCATGGGTGCCAGAAGACCCATGGGGGATAAAGAGAGCCAGACCATCACGGCCTCCGCCGGTGGAAAATCTGTGGAGGAACCTGCCCCAGCTTATCAAAGCCAGGAAAGCCGGTGGAACATGTTCTTCCAGGGTCTGGGAGGCAATGCCAACGTCGGCAGCACCTCCAATGCCGCAGGCTATGACTTCGACATGTTCGGTGCCATGATCGGTGCCGACTATCTGGTCAACGAGAGCCTGGCTCTGGGCATCATGGGCGGTTACATGAATATGGACACCAGCTTGGTCAACGGCGGTGACATTGAGGCCGACAGCTATCGTGCGGCTTTCTACGGCACTTACTTCAAAGGTGGCTTCTATCTCGATGGTCTGCTCGGCCTTGCCTACAACAGTTATGACACGGATCGCACGGGTCTGCTCGGCAGCGCCACGGGAGACACCAATGGCTGGGAGTTTACTTCCATGCTGAACACCGGTTATGATTTCCGTGTGGGTGCCCTTTCCCTCGGTCCAGTGGCATCCGTCGCTTACACGCGGGTGCAAATGGACGGCTTCCGGGAATCCGGTTCCTTAGCTCCGCTGAGCTATCGCGATCAAGATCAGGAATCTCTGCGCACCAATCTGGGTGCCCGCATCAGCTATACCATCCCAGCAGGGCGTGCCCGCATCATTCCACAAGCTCGGGTGACTTGGCAGCATGAGTTCATGGATGCGACGCAATCCATCGAGTCCTCCTTCTCCGGTGGCCCTGGCCCATCCTTCACGGTGGATGGCCCTGAAATGGGACGCGACGCCGCGATTGTGACGGCAGGATTGACCGTGCAGTTCAATCCCGCCGTGGCGGCCTATGCGTTCTACACAGGCCAGCTTGCACGCTCAAACTACGAGTCGCACAACGTGGCCGTGGGTGTCCGCATCAGCTTCTGA
- the rlmB gene encoding 23S rRNA (guanosine(2251)-2'-O)-methyltransferase RlmB: protein MPKPPPTARQNRHSSSSTGQIRVYDEDDLGSLMEGVESPLVLILDCVQDPHNLGACLRTADAAGCTCVVMPKDKSAPISETVMRVSCGGAENVPLVRVTNLARAMEKLKKLGIWIVGTADETNQSLYDIDLKGPIAIVMGAEGDGMRRLTGEHCDFLARIPMSGSGRVPCLNVSVATGVSLFEAVRQRQVKK, encoded by the coding sequence ATGCCCAAGCCGCCTCCAACCGCCCGTCAAAATCGTCACTCGTCTTCCAGCACGGGACAAATCCGGGTGTATGATGAAGATGATCTGGGCAGCCTCATGGAAGGCGTGGAAAGCCCTCTGGTGCTCATCTTGGACTGCGTCCAGGACCCGCATAATCTGGGGGCCTGCCTGCGCACCGCCGATGCCGCTGGCTGCACCTGTGTGGTGATGCCCAAAGACAAATCCGCACCCATCTCGGAGACCGTGATGCGCGTCTCCTGCGGGGGCGCGGAAAACGTGCCGCTGGTGCGAGTGACCAACCTCGCTCGGGCCATGGAAAAGCTGAAAAAGCTCGGCATCTGGATCGTCGGCACCGCCGATGAAACGAACCAGTCACTCTACGACATCGATCTGAAAGGCCCGATCGCCATCGTCATGGGCGCGGAAGGTGACGGCATGCGCCGCCTCACCGGTGAGCATTGCGATTTCCTCGCTCGCATCCCCATGTCAGGCTCAGGCCGAGTGCCCTGCCTGAACGTCTCCGTGGCGACAGGAGTGAGTTTGTTTGAAGCCGTGCGCCAGCGTCAGGTGAAGAAGTGA
- a CDS encoding AAA family ATPase, whose product MSDPYEMDGEIQSAVNSIAALRQALNEVLFGQEELIDLVLCGVIARGHVLLEGLPGLGKTELVKGLAKALNLTTRRVQFTPDLLPGDITGNPVLQEVEGRREFVFQPGPIFTNLLLADEINRASPKTQSALLEAMQERRVTVLGHTHTLPDPFFVLATQNPIELEGTYPLPEAQVDRFLFKLEVLRNSAEVLARIVANRELGMEPEVPAITTREEFAQIQQTARRIFLPEIVADYIARIVDATHPGQSKAAEGVRYGASPRAALSLASAVKARALMHGRPNASFEDVQALAPAVLNHRVLLDYAARMDGRSSASVVRAILAEVPVQKLSVPKTLKEAA is encoded by the coding sequence ATGTCGGACCCTTATGAGATGGATGGCGAAATTCAGTCTGCGGTGAATTCCATCGCGGCATTGAGGCAAGCGCTCAATGAAGTGTTGTTTGGTCAGGAGGAGTTGATTGACCTCGTGCTCTGCGGGGTGATCGCTCGTGGACATGTGCTGCTAGAGGGCCTGCCAGGACTGGGCAAAACGGAGCTGGTGAAAGGCTTGGCCAAAGCCCTCAACCTCACCACACGCCGGGTGCAATTCACGCCCGATCTGCTACCGGGAGACATCACGGGCAATCCAGTGCTTCAGGAAGTGGAGGGCCGTCGTGAGTTTGTCTTCCAGCCGGGGCCGATCTTTACCAACCTACTCCTGGCGGATGAGATCAATCGCGCTTCACCCAAGACGCAATCGGCTTTGCTGGAAGCGATGCAGGAACGACGTGTCACCGTGCTCGGCCACACGCACACCTTGCCAGATCCCTTCTTTGTTTTGGCAACCCAGAACCCGATTGAACTGGAAGGCACCTATCCGCTGCCGGAGGCGCAGGTGGACCGCTTCCTTTTCAAGCTGGAGGTGCTGCGCAACAGCGCGGAGGTGCTGGCACGCATCGTGGCAAATCGTGAGTTGGGGATGGAGCCGGAGGTGCCGGCCATCACGACACGAGAAGAGTTTGCTCAGATTCAACAGACCGCACGGCGCATTTTTCTGCCGGAGATTGTGGCGGATTACATCGCTCGCATTGTCGATGCCACGCATCCGGGGCAATCCAAAGCCGCTGAAGGAGTGCGCTATGGAGCTAGCCCGCGAGCTGCCTTGAGCTTGGCTTCCGCAGTCAAGGCGCGTGCCTTAATGCATGGCAGGCCCAACGCGAGTTTCGAAGATGTGCAAGCCCTGGCTCCGGCGGTGCTGAACCATCGTGTGTTGCTGGACTATGCCGCACGCATGGATGGGCGCAGCAGTGCCTCCGTGGTGCGGGCCATCTTGGCCGAAGTGCCGGTGCAGAAACTGAGTGTGCCTAAAACCCTGAAGGAGGCGGCATGA
- a CDS encoding ABC transporter ATP-binding protein → MHQPASPALEMDRSQPAIWVENLHRSFGQLQAVQGVSFRIDHGKVVGFVGANGAGKTTTMRILATLDYPNAGMVKIGGHNVVHYPEKVRRLLGWMPDSFGTYEHMTVLEYLDFYARALGYKGQERLQRIQEVMDFTDLTPLADRMSNKMSKGQTQRLCLGRALLHDPQILIMDEPAAGLDPKARVELKQLIRILADEGKTILISSHILSELGEMCDSLLFIDKGRIVHHGDAESMTRGSAQAGETLVNVQVFGEPTQLVQWALTAPMIQVVEETKRGARLRIESKDEATLAGVLRRMITDGLQVTDYHREERRLEDAFIDMLGQIDKGTFKGDSAVHGE, encoded by the coding sequence ATGCATCAGCCCGCATCCCCAGCCCTTGAGATGGATCGCAGTCAGCCTGCGATTTGGGTGGAAAATTTACATCGTTCCTTTGGCCAACTTCAGGCCGTGCAGGGAGTCTCTTTCCGCATTGATCACGGCAAGGTGGTGGGGTTTGTCGGGGCCAATGGCGCAGGGAAAACGACGACCATGCGTATCCTCGCTACCCTGGACTACCCCAATGCGGGCATGGTGAAAATCGGCGGGCATAATGTGGTGCATTATCCAGAGAAAGTGCGTCGTTTGTTAGGCTGGATGCCGGACAGCTTTGGCACTTACGAGCACATGACCGTGCTTGAGTATCTGGACTTTTACGCACGTGCCCTGGGCTACAAAGGCCAGGAGCGCCTGCAGCGCATTCAGGAAGTGATGGACTTCACCGATCTCACGCCGCTGGCAGATCGCATGAGCAACAAGATGTCCAAGGGACAAACTCAGCGTCTGTGCCTGGGTCGTGCGCTTTTGCACGATCCCCAGATTCTCATCATGGATGAACCCGCTGCGGGGCTGGACCCGAAGGCGCGCGTGGAGCTAAAGCAACTCATCCGCATCCTGGCCGATGAGGGGAAGACCATCCTCATCAGCTCCCACATTCTCAGCGAGCTGGGCGAGATGTGCGACAGCCTGCTCTTCATCGATAAAGGCCGCATTGTGCATCATGGCGATGCGGAGTCCATGACGCGGGGCAGTGCGCAGGCGGGCGAGACGCTGGTGAACGTGCAGGTGTTCGGTGAGCCGACCCAACTGGTGCAATGGGCCCTGACCGCGCCCATGATCCAGGTGGTGGAGGAGACGAAGCGCGGTGCACGTTTACGCATCGAATCGAAAGATGAAGCCACGCTGGCAGGGGTTTTGCGCCGAATGATAACTGATGGATTGCAGGTCACTGATTATCACCGTGAAGAGCGAAGGCTCGAAGATGCCTTCATCGACATGCTGGGGCAGATTGACAAAGGCACTTTCAAAGGCGACTCCGCTGTGCATGGGGAATGA
- a CDS encoding BamA/OMP85 family outer membrane protein: protein MRGHLRLVSWRAGLASVVLLTGGGLFGADDLSGPHVIEEAGVSVQVVGGDGMDWSDVGSMLKDQLTLSGNTQPSEPLADDLAFFTRQLYIREGWPEAEVAWEIKGGVILLTIRSAQQVRVGEITWRGDILVPEDELRRFLLRASLERDGADKNNPVWVQREIEAGVGLVQRRYRAEGYLQAEVLLQPAAEPHENGLRDITVEIKAGPHFTFGTVAFTGAPPELEHLMQEQIAQTPGVPFNEARMQQIEGKLTSMAKERGWLLATTSSSYTLGQAGGTVDVQLTMEAGERVLIARLSPHENFSRGSTRVLRAGFKKAVGKYYSAEDLDVMFKRALDTGMFARLDVEPQLQAGISPPVAELRMTGEETKPQTLGFELGYDTFLGAQAGVNYRNTNFRDTGNTLAAELNYSLAGPLGSVALTDPAIFNSGFSSTLRLALENFSLFEYSRYGSSLNLQLTRQVTKAFSYSLFAGFSVNTVSTDVLTDAELGPSNYALGTIGGSVMLDFRDSPVLPRKGWFLSGRLESTAGGDVTYMRTDLRGAFYVPITKKFRFAAGGGLLSIQGSPVEDLPIDSRVFNGGPNTVRSFAERELGPMTTGGTPLGGTAAVFGSAEFSYEIYPNLEIALFGDVGSLSGANNGTPFDYSSDFRTAIGAGLRYKLPFGPIRIDYGHNMNQRPGEGSGMLHVTVGFAF, encoded by the coding sequence ATGCGGGGCCACCTCCGGTTGGTAAGCTGGCGGGCAGGACTGGCCTCAGTCGTGTTACTGACAGGGGGGGGGCTGTTCGGTGCGGACGATCTCTCGGGGCCTCATGTCATCGAAGAAGCCGGCGTTTCCGTTCAGGTGGTCGGGGGAGACGGCATGGACTGGTCAGACGTGGGTTCAATGCTGAAAGATCAGCTCACACTGTCGGGCAATACGCAACCCTCGGAGCCTCTTGCGGATGATCTGGCCTTCTTCACTCGGCAACTGTATATCCGCGAGGGTTGGCCAGAGGCCGAGGTGGCTTGGGAGATCAAGGGCGGGGTCATTTTACTCACCATCCGTTCCGCTCAGCAGGTGCGCGTGGGCGAGATCACATGGCGGGGAGACATCCTGGTACCTGAGGATGAACTGCGGCGTTTCCTGCTCCGCGCCAGCCTGGAACGTGATGGCGCGGATAAAAACAATCCCGTCTGGGTTCAGCGCGAGATCGAGGCCGGGGTGGGCCTCGTGCAGCGTCGCTACCGGGCTGAGGGTTATCTTCAGGCCGAGGTCTTGCTGCAACCCGCAGCAGAGCCCCACGAGAACGGCCTGCGAGACATCACCGTGGAGATCAAGGCGGGGCCTCATTTCACCTTTGGCACCGTGGCTTTCACGGGAGCACCGCCGGAGTTGGAGCATCTCATGCAGGAGCAGATCGCTCAGACGCCGGGAGTGCCCTTCAATGAAGCGCGCATGCAGCAGATCGAAGGCAAGTTAACCAGCATGGCCAAAGAACGCGGTTGGCTGCTGGCCACCACCTCCTCCAGCTACACGCTCGGCCAAGCAGGTGGCACCGTGGATGTCCAACTGACGATGGAAGCCGGGGAGCGGGTCCTGATCGCCCGGCTGAGTCCGCATGAGAACTTCAGTCGGGGTTCCACCCGCGTGCTGCGAGCAGGTTTTAAAAAGGCGGTCGGCAAATATTACTCGGCAGAGGACCTGGATGTGATGTTCAAGCGTGCCTTGGATACGGGAATGTTTGCGCGCTTGGATGTGGAGCCTCAGCTCCAGGCCGGCATCTCTCCTCCAGTCGCCGAGCTGCGCATGACCGGGGAGGAGACGAAACCGCAAACGCTGGGGTTTGAGCTGGGTTATGATACCTTTCTGGGTGCTCAAGCCGGGGTAAACTACCGCAATACTAACTTTCGCGACACGGGGAACACCCTGGCGGCGGAGCTGAACTACAGCCTCGCGGGTCCGCTGGGATCGGTGGCCTTGACCGATCCGGCGATTTTTAACAGCGGCTTTTCCTCCACCCTTCGCTTGGCCTTGGAGAACTTCAGCCTCTTCGAGTATTCCCGGTATGGTAGCAGCCTGAATCTCCAGCTCACTCGTCAGGTGACCAAGGCTTTTTCATACAGTTTGTTTGCCGGTTTTTCCGTCAATACGGTGTCCACGGACGTGCTCACCGATGCCGAGTTAGGCCCTAGCAATTACGCTCTGGGAACCATTGGTGGCAGTGTGATGCTGGACTTCCGGGACAGCCCCGTGCTGCCGCGCAAAGGCTGGTTTCTCAGCGGTCGCCTGGAGTCCACGGCCGGAGGCGATGTGACCTACATGCGCACCGATCTGCGGGGAGCCTTCTATGTGCCCATCACGAAGAAGTTCCGTTTCGCCGCTGGGGGAGGATTGCTGAGCATTCAGGGCAGCCCCGTGGAGGATCTGCCCATTGATTCCCGAGTGTTCAATGGCGGCCCCAATACCGTGCGGTCTTTTGCCGAGCGTGAGTTAGGCCCGATGACGACCGGCGGCACGCCGCTCGGGGGAACCGCTGCGGTCTTTGGCAGCGCGGAGTTCAGCTATGAGATTTACCCCAACCTGGAGATCGCGCTCTTCGGAGATGTTGGCAGTCTTTCAGGGGCGAATAACGGAACCCCTTTCGACTATTCCTCCGACTTCCGCACCGCCATTGGGGCTGGTTTGCGCTACAAGCTGCCCTTTGGCCCCATCCGCATTGATTACGGTCACAACATGAATCAGCGTCCAGGGGAGGGCAGCGGCATGCTGCACGTGACGGTCGGGTTTGCGTTTTAA
- a CDS encoding TerC family protein — MFLVADALLAFFPTSAELIDAVPIIISLIVIEGLLSVDNALAIAAMANHLPERQKYLALKLGIIGAYVFRGLCLAFAAWIIENPWLKICGAAYLVYLMSEHFTGAGDEDNDGEADSANQRGFWATVIGIEIMDLSLSVDNVVAAVAMSPKLWVVCTGVFIGILALRFVAGACIKLLEKFPILADTAFVLIGYVGGILVYELLSDPHSGFQIFPGPVHVGAERKFIGIIIILAVSILYAKVPSVQVALKPLFTALRVPMKLVAIVVGLILKIILLPFTLLIALFKKKESPAA, encoded by the coding sequence ATGTTTCTGGTCGCCGACGCTCTCCTCGCCTTTTTCCCCACCTCAGCGGAACTGATCGATGCTGTGCCCATCATCATCTCCCTGATCGTGATCGAAGGGCTTTTGAGCGTGGATAACGCCCTGGCCATCGCTGCCATGGCCAACCATCTGCCGGAGCGGCAGAAATATCTGGCGCTGAAACTGGGCATCATCGGCGCCTATGTCTTCCGCGGGCTCTGCCTCGCCTTCGCGGCCTGGATCATCGAGAACCCGTGGCTGAAGATCTGTGGAGCCGCCTATCTCGTTTACTTGATGAGCGAGCACTTCACCGGTGCCGGGGATGAAGATAACGATGGCGAAGCGGACAGCGCAAATCAGCGGGGTTTCTGGGCCACCGTGATCGGCATCGAGATCATGGACCTCAGCCTCAGCGTGGATAACGTCGTGGCCGCCGTGGCCATGAGTCCTAAGCTCTGGGTCGTCTGCACGGGCGTCTTCATCGGCATCTTGGCCCTGCGTTTCGTGGCGGGGGCTTGCATCAAGCTGCTGGAGAAATTCCCCATCCTTGCCGATACCGCCTTTGTGCTCATCGGTTACGTCGGAGGCATCCTCGTGTATGAATTGCTCAGCGATCCTCACAGCGGCTTCCAGATCTTCCCAGGCCCGGTGCATGTGGGTGCGGAGCGCAAATTCATCGGCATCATCATCATCCTGGCCGTCTCCATCCTCTACGCCAAGGTGCCGTCCGTGCAGGTGGCCCTCAAGCCCCTCTTCACCGCCCTGCGGGTGCCCATGAAGCTGGTCGCCATCGTCGTGGGCCTGATCCTGAAGATCATTCTGCTGCCCTTCACCCTGCTGATCGCTCTGTTTAAAAAGAAAGAGTCGCCCGCCGCCTGA